From a region of the Desulfobulbaceae bacterium genome:
- a CDS encoding PAS domain-containing protein, giving the protein MSNLLNNSSAYDILHSLNDPALIVDKNYRIIFANQHHLELCEMAKEQVLGQKCHEIHHHCPNPCEKATLADQPCPHRQVFSSGLPITIRHLHTMTDESTKEFEITTTPLFDENGKVDRILQVMKEITEQQLLKHQLQTAKDEWEKTFDAMSDIITLMDKEFRIIRANKATYNFFKVKPGEINGKYCYELFRGADEPCPDCPVFDTIQDAGCHHREKIAHAKLEKIFHVSSAPIFNSEGEVQYLVHIAKDITDLTKLQEDLFQAHKMEAIGALAGGIAHDFNNILTAILGYTELARADTPHSSHCTQYLDQVLKAGDRARGLISQILTFSRKHPQQIIPMCPVIIVKEVIKLLRASLPSTVEIRDTIDPQCGSIMADPIQVHQILVNLCTNAFQAMPDQKGIIIISLSQTTGSKEALVARESPLPLGSLIKLEVTDTGSGMNQATKERIFDPYFTTKEIGKGTGMGLAVVHGIVNSHGGSMRVTSELGKGTTFSVFFPSLPPQTKLEEQEINQIPIPTGNESILLVDDEIAIVTMQQSVLERLGYHVVVKTTSNDALSEFQSHPDQYDLVITDQTMPDITGAELAISLLQIKPGLPIILCTGYSAIISEEDTKRIGIKKFITKPVTSTELATIVRQVLDGQR; this is encoded by the coding sequence GTGAGCAACCTATTGAACAATTCATCCGCATATGACATTCTTCATAGTTTGAATGATCCTGCTCTTATTGTTGATAAAAACTACCGCATCATCTTTGCCAATCAACATCACCTAGAGTTATGCGAGATGGCAAAAGAACAGGTCTTGGGACAAAAATGTCACGAAATCCATCATCACTGCCCGAATCCTTGCGAAAAAGCAACCCTGGCCGATCAACCTTGTCCGCACCGCCAGGTCTTCTCATCAGGCTTGCCGATTACGATCAGGCACCTCCACACCATGACCGATGAATCAACAAAAGAGTTCGAAATCACCACAACACCCTTGTTTGACGAAAATGGCAAAGTGGACAGAATTCTCCAAGTGATGAAGGAAATCACCGAACAACAACTACTCAAGCACCAACTTCAAACCGCCAAGGATGAGTGGGAAAAAACCTTTGATGCCATGAGTGACATTATCACTTTGATGGATAAAGAATTTCGGATAATCAGAGCAAACAAGGCAACGTATAACTTTTTCAAGGTGAAACCGGGTGAGATTAACGGCAAATATTGCTATGAGCTTTTCCGCGGCGCTGACGAACCATGCCCCGATTGCCCGGTATTCGATACCATTCAGGATGCAGGGTGCCATCATAGAGAAAAGATAGCCCACGCTAAACTCGAGAAGATCTTTCATGTTTCCTCGGCGCCGATTTTCAACTCAGAGGGAGAGGTGCAATATCTCGTACATATCGCAAAGGATATTACCGATCTAACCAAACTCCAGGAAGATCTCTTTCAGGCCCACAAGATGGAAGCCATTGGAGCGCTGGCTGGCGGCATTGCCCATGACTTTAATAATATCTTGACCGCCATCCTTGGCTATACGGAACTGGCTCGTGCAGACACCCCTCACTCAAGTCACTGTACGCAATATCTGGATCAAGTGCTTAAGGCAGGAGACAGGGCCCGCGGATTGATCAGTCAAATTCTCACCTTCAGTCGGAAACATCCTCAACAGATTATCCCGATGTGTCCTGTCATAATTGTTAAAGAAGTTATCAAGTTACTACGAGCCTCCCTGCCAAGCACAGTCGAAATTCGAGACACCATCGATCCACAATGTGGATCGATAATGGCAGATCCCATTCAGGTTCACCAAATTCTGGTGAACCTCTGTACCAATGCCTTTCAGGCGATGCCTGACCAAAAAGGAATAATTATAATCTCTCTGAGCCAAACGACAGGATCAAAGGAAGCCCTGGTGGCAAGAGAATCACCATTGCCCCTTGGTTCGCTCATCAAACTAGAGGTGACCGATACCGGAAGCGGTATGAATCAGGCCACCAAGGAAAGGATCTTCGACCCCTACTTCACAACGAAAGAGATAGGTAAAGGAACCGGCATGGGCTTAGCTGTGGTCCACGGCATTGTCAACAGCCATGGCGGCTCAATGCGAGTGACAAGTGAACTCGGTAAGGGGACAACGTTTTCCGTCTTTTTCCCCTCCCTTCCCCCCCAGACCAAGTTGGAAGAGCAGGAAATCAACCAGATCCCCATACCAACAGGCAATGAAAGCATTTTACTAGTCGACGATGAGATCGCAATTGTCACCATGCAGCAATCGGTTCTTGAACGCTTGGGTTATCATGTTGTTGTAAAAACAACAAGCAACGATGCCCTCAGCGAGTTCCAGTCTCATCCTGACCAATACGATCTTGTGATCACCGATCAAACCATGCCAGATATTACAGGGGCTGAACTTGCCATCTCTCTGTTGCAAATTAAACCAGGACTCCCGATTATCCTCTGCACTGGCTACAGCGCCATAATTTCCGAAGAAGATACTAAAAGAATCGGTATCAAGAAATTTATCACTAAACCTGTAACATCAACAGAACTGGCAACCATAGTCCGTCAGGTGTTGGATGGACAGAGATAA